The Deinococcus metallilatus genome segment GTTTTGCCAGTCGGTGATGGCTTGCTGGATCAGGTTTGGATCGATGGGGGTGCTCTGCCCGAGGGGGACCGAGGTGTTGTTGAGCGTCGTGCCCGCGTTGTTCGAGATGTCCCAGCGGGCGCGCTCGTTACCTGGTGAGGGCGTCCCCCAGCCCACGGTGTTGTCCCGCGCGACGACCGTAGTGCGGTCAATGGTGTCGGACGAGCAGTAGTTGCGCAGGTAAATCCCCGCGTCGTTGTTCTGATCGAGATACGTCCCGTCGGAGAGCTTCCCGAGGCCGTAGATGGTGTTGTTCCGGATGGTCATGTGGTGCCCGTTGGCGACGGCCATGCCGTAGTTGCTGGTTTCCAGCACGGTGTTGCCGTACGCCTCGACGTACGAGACGTGGCAGCCGTCCCCCAGCAGGATGCCGCCCCCGCTGTAGTCGCCGTCCGGTGGCGTGGCATACGCGCCGTTGATCAGGTTGTCGTGGATGAGGATCGGGCTGGTCGCGGTGCCGTTGCTGTCGTAGATGTTGATGTTGTCCTCGACCCGGCTGTTGCGCGGCTCGTTGTCGACCCGGTTCCAGGCGATCTCGGCCCCCTGGATGTTGTCCACATTGTTGAACTGCACGAACTGCACCCGGTCGAAGGTCCCCGCCGCGTTGGTGCTCTGCCAGCCGTCCGCCCCGTCGCTGGCTCGGCCCTCGATGTTCCTCACCCGGTTGTAGCGGATGGTGATGGTTTCCCCCGCCACCGAGGGCGACCCCTGGAAGTACTGGGTGGAAATGCCCGCGGTCTTGTTCAGGAAGTTGTTCTCGATCCGCAACGACTTCAGGTAGTCGCCCCGGAAGAAGCGCCCCGGGAACTGGCCGCTCACGTTGGGGTTGAGGCCGTACGCCCGGCAATTGCGGATGGTCACCTGTGCATTCCCGGACGACACCTTGACGCTGTCGTTGCGGCTGCTGAGGGTGCAGTTCTCGATGACGACCGGGGCGGACGTCGCCACCTTGACCGCGGGCACATTCGGGTCGAGGCTGCGCCAGTTGCCGCTGTAGGTGCCGCCCGCCGTGATGGTCAGGGGCGCGCTGTAGGTGAGGCAGTTGCGCAGCTTGGCATCCGCCCAGTCCGCATGGTCATACGAGATCCCGTCCCCCGCGTCCGTCACGACCAGCCGGAGGCGTTCGGCGCCCTCGATGTCCACGTTCACGGCCTGCGTCGCGCTGCTCCCGTCCATCCTGCCGGAGTCGAAGCGCTTGACCCCGTCCACGAACACCTGGAACACCACCGAGCCGTTGGCCCCCACCTCGTCGTCCACCCCGATCTGCGCGGTGAAGGTGCGGCACTGCGCGCCCACGTTGTACACCAGGTCGGAATTCGCATGGACACCGAGGCCGGTGGCATAGGTCGTGCCGTTCAGGGTGAGGGTCCGGCCGTCCCCGGCGGCTTTCTCGCCGTTGCTCATGTTGTTCTCGTACGGTCCCCAGCCGTTGGTGGCGGACACCGGCGTTTCGTAGCTGAGGGTGTTGTCGCCCGGGTCGATGGAGAGCGGTTGCAGGAGGGGCGAACCGGGGGCGGTGGCGGCAGGGCTGGGTCCGCTGCCACAGGCCGAGAGGGCGGTGCTGAGGGCGGCGAGCAGGAACAGGGCGCGGGGGGTCAGGGTGGAGCGGTGGGCCGGGGCAGTCATGGGGCGCATGGTCATCCTCGCGGGTGTTGGAAGGACTCAGGCGGGACACGGCGCGGCACCGAACGCTGACGCAGACGTCACCTCGTTTCGTGGGGCTGGGTTGTGAACGGACCGGCAGCGTCAGGGGACCGGGCGCGCTGCGGGGGACCACGTTCCAAACGAACGTTCGTCCTAAGGGGACCATAAGAAGGATGGGCCGCGCACTCGTGAACTGAGTTTTCATTCAGTCCAAAGCGTTGTCTCATTCAGTTGTCCACACGCGGTTTTCCGTCGGCTTCGGGGGGAGTTGCTGCCAGAAATGGACGTCTAGCTGGCGTCTCGGGCAGGATGGACCGCGAAGCCCTTACGGGTGACCGAGAACAGGGAGTTAGGACCATCCATAGGCACAGCCGCCTGCCGTGCTCATGCAAGGGCGAGAGGCGCAGGTCAGTCGGTTGATGCGGCAGTGGTCGTGGTGAGGGTTAGGCCACTTGAAGGAGCAGGATAGGGGGCGATTTGGGGGAGATGGAATAGATGACGCCCCTGCCTCCGTCCTGGCTGGGGTTGGAGAGCGGGGGCGCGGTTGGGGGGGATGAAGAAGGGACAGCATGTGAGCGCTGTCCCTTGCCCATCTCTCCCTCACTCCTGTTAATTTCTATTTGCAGTTACTCAATCTTTTCCAAAAGCTGATCCTCATTACGCATTAACCTAAGGGAACTCTTTTTCGAGAGAACGGAAATTACGGCTAACCTTACGAAGTCTCCATTCGAATAAAAATCTTGGAGCATAACATACTTTAAGTCCTTTTCGTATTTAAATTTCCCGTTAGCGTAGAAGGAGGTTCCGTCAATTTTATCATGTGATTTCCACGAGTATGAGTTATCCCTATTTAGAGTTAAGACAATCTGTTCTCTTTCGTTACCCTTAGTTGACCATACGCCGTACAAATCGTTTAATGAAGCATAATCACTAGCATCCTTACACGAGGTTGTAAAAAGCAGAATGGAGCACATGACGATAAAGCCAGCGACCTTACTCATCTGCCCCCTCCGATCTTTGGCTCTGTCCAATAGAAGATCTCGTACATGTCGCCGCAGCATCCGCTGGAAGAGCGAGGCTCATCAGCTAGGACTGATCTGGGCCATACTCCAGTTTGTTTATACACTCTATATGCATCACCGTAGTATAGTCCAATATTAAATGGGCCAAACGGATGACTATAATACTCTTGATCCATGTCGCGTCCCTCGGTCACCTCAATAGGATCCCCATCGCCACTAGGGTATGGGAAGCGCGTGTAGGATGTCTGGCCAGTCTTGTTGAACACGGTATATCCTATAGAGTTTCCAAGGTTGCTGGTCCTCACTGTATAAGTGCCCAAAACATGCTCAGTCATACCTTGCTCATAGCGCGAGTTGCCAGATTGGACATTTACGGGGGAATTTGATAGAACATCAAGAGTTGCGTCGGTAAACGCTACTGGACCAAACGGACGTGGAGTGGAGCCGAAAGAACCTTTCTGTGCTGTCTGTCTAGCTACACCTACACCACTTAGATTTTTTACCACTCCTGTCAGTGGACTGTCGGGTGGATAAAACTGTACGGCAGGACCTTTCTCATCCCGCCAATCTTCGTATATTCCAAGGGGAGTAGTAGCTGTACCAAAGCCCCAGTCCTTGCCGTATTCACCTTGGTTGTAGTACCTTAGTGCTTCGTTTGCATCTCCTCCAATTTTTGATAAGTTGTCAGTAACCCAGCTCGGCGGCTGATAGCTCTTATCTGAACGATACAGAGCGTACTGATACTTGACGCCCAGGTTTGCCTGAGACGTCGTGTCGCTCTCGCTCGCCGGTACATCCGTATTGGCCCCCATGGCCGTGTTGGCCTCACTGGAGGAGACATCAGTATCGGGCGTGTAGGTCAAGCCCCGCTGAGCGTACGCGGACTGCACGTTCGCGTACACGTCGTCGCGCACCTGTCGGGCCGTGGAGGTCCCCTCCGTATTGCTCGCCCCCATCATGCTGGTGTCGTTGGCACTCGCGTAATAGTCCGCGTCCGTGCCAGAGGCCGTCATGTCACCAGTGTAGTCCGTGTTGGTGGAGCTGGTGTACTGATCGTCGTAGGTATAGTTCCCAGTGGTACTCGCCTGTCCGGCGGTGTCACTGCTCCAGGCACCACTCAGGTCCGTCGGTGTCTCGGTGTAGGTGTCGGCCGGGTTGACGATGATCGACTGCGGTTTGATCCCCCCGTCCGTCGGCCGCTTCACCGTGTCCGCCCCCGGCACGCTCGGCAGGCTGCTGCCCGTCCCCTTCACGTCCAGTGGATTGAGCGTGTTCAATGACGACGGCAGCACACTCTTAGGGGCCTGCAATGGTTGGACGCTGAGCGCCTGCAACCCCTGGACCGTCACCCCACCCGGCGCATTACCTTCGGGCTTGATCTCCCCGGGATTGACCGGCAGGTCCTGGGAGGGCGCGGGCTTGATGTCCAGCGGGTTGAGCTTGAGCTGGTCGGACAGGGCTTTGACCGGGGCACTCAGGGTCCCCACGCCGCCCGTGCTGCTGAAGGAGGCGATGCCGCCGTAGCCGAAGGTATCGGTGGCGCCGTCCGCGAAGCTGTAGCCCAGGTCCTCGAAGGCGGTGCTGAGGCTGTTCAGGCCCGTCTGCCCGTGGGGTGGCGGGCCTGGCGCTGAATGTCCTGGGCCACGCCGTAGACGTGCTCACCCCCGACGGACTGATGACGGCGAACAGTGACCTGCTCCAGCAGCTCGCCAGCGGATTCATGCGGCTGCTGTCCCTGGTTCCCCTCGGCCTGTACCACCTCCTTCTGGTGCTGGTCGGTCGGGACCAGCAGCGGGCGGAGTCGCAGTCGCTGGCTGATCTGCTCGCCTCGGAGGTGGCCGGGAACGCCGCCACTGCCAGCCTCCTCGGCCACCTACACCCCGCCGATGCCCTGAGCGGTACCAGCCCATGCCTTCCTCGAACTACGGCACATCTGGACGACCCTGTCTAAACGCGCCGCCAGTAGTGCCTGGATAAGATGGCGGCTCAGCTCACCCGGCTGGACGCCACCCATCCCCCACCGCTGACCCGATCGGGGTCGTGGCGGCCCACCCCAGTCCCCCACGGGTAATGCTGGATGCCACACGGGCCGCACGCCTGGAACTCAAGCGCACGCTCCTGGTTCGGCCTGTTGAGCAGGCGGCCTACGAGGCGTATCAGGCCAGTATGCGGGGTGGGAGCGGGGAAGGTCAGGACGACTGGGGTGAGACAGCACCGCTTGCCACGATCCTCCCATCCCCTACTTCTCCTTGCAAGTGCAACGTTTAACCTTGACTTTGAAGCTACGACCATCCAGACTGGAGCCATGACCCAGGCTCGTCTGAAACCCGACCTTGACGCCGATCAGGTGTTCGCGGGCCTGCGGCGCAGCTCTCCCCGGCAGGCACGTCAGCAGCTCTTCGAGCAGGTGACCCATCTCGACCCGTATCGGCTCGATGCCCTGCTCCTGCAAGACGCCCCGGTGCCGCCACGGACCAGCAGCCGTCTCATCGCCCTGAACCTCGCGGCGCTGCTGGACGTGAACCTCAAGGATGTAATGCCGGTGCTGGGCGTGAGCGAATCTACCCTGACGCGCCAACCCGTGCCGTCGCGCCTCCTGATCGACCGGGCCTACAGCGTGGTGCGGATCTTCGCGCAGGTGATGGCGGTCCTGGGACCGGAAGGCGCGCAACACTGGCTGCGGACCCCCAACCCGGCACTGGAGGGCGAGGCACCCTTCACCCTCCTCAGCACGCGCTACGGGGAGGAGAAGGTGCAGAACGTCATCACCGCCCTGCTCCAGGGAGCGGTCCTCTGATCCTCGTTCACCGCCTCAGTCACCCACTGGGCCGCCTCTCGTCCCCTGACCCCTTTGCGCCCGCCCCAGTGGAAGCGCGCTGGAACAGCCACGGGGTGCAGGTCGCGTATGCCGGGGAACACATCGGCCTCACGGCGATGGAAATCCTCACGTACTGGGCGAACTATCCGAATTTGCAGGGGTATGACCACTACATGTACCCGCTGAACGAGGCGGACATCGAGGACGCCCTGACCACCCAGCCAGGGCTGAACCCCCATGACAAGAGCCAGACACGCCCTTTTGGGGACACCTGGGCGGAGGAAGGCCGCTCGCTCGCCCTCAGGGTGCCCAGCGTGGTGCTACCCGCCAGCAGCAACTACGTGATCAATCCGAACCACCCGGCGTACGACCCGGGCAAGGTCGTGTACGTCGGCCCCTTCGTGTACGACCAGCGCATCACGTCGTTGATTGAGGCCGCCAAACGGGGCGACTGAGCTGAGGTGTCCGGTCCTGGCATCACCCGGAGACGCGGGTGAGGGGGACAGAAACGCGCCCCGGCCTCGGCCCTGGCTGGGGCGGGAGAGCGGGGTGCGGTTCGGGAGGGAAGGGGGACGGCATGTGAGTACCGTCCCCTGATAATTCACCTACCCAGACCACGCCTTATTTATCATATTCAGTCCGGAAGCAGATCAAATGACAACCAGATTGCTCCTAAATATAAGGGATCCCTGCCCCGCAAGTCAAGTACACGATGTAAATTAGGCTTTGACCGACTAGTGTCTTTCCACTCCTCAGAAAGCGAATCTAAATAGAGACTCAAGGTTTCTGCTAATTGATCCTCAAAGCTAAGAGCTAAGCTAATCATTTTAGCGTTTTCAAATTTAAAATAGTTTTCAATCGTAGTAGAAGTAACACTTACACCTATTTTCTCGATCTCGCTCACTGCTAATAAGGAGACTTTCAGTGCTTGACTTTGCGTAAGTCCAATCGTCATTAGAGAGTATTCGGCCGACATTTTTCGCATTAGTGTGTAATCCTCCCCCGTAAAGAAACATTAAGATGGCTGCCGTCTCGTGAAGCCCAACCTAATTGGGATTTTCCTTGGCGAGAGAGTTGAACGTCCCATTCAAAAGCTTCTCCTGGCGTACGAGAGGGACCTTTAATCCAGACATTGCCAAATCGATCAACATAACCGGTTCTACCACCAACTTTAGCGCGTGGAAGTGGATTGGATGGATCCCAGTCCTGGGGAGGAACGTAACGTATTCTACCTTCTGTAGGTAGCTGTGCGTCCTTAACCGATCCTTTCTTTGTAGGTTGTGTCGAGCCTTTATTCTTATCACCGTTTGGGTTGGGCGCGCCAGCGGCAGCTCCAGTTTGTACGTTTGTCGCTCGTTGATTGGACGAATCTCCTGATCCATTTGACGCCAGGTAGGCAGCATTTTTATTGTATTGGTAAAGACTATAGAAGAATGTACCCACTGCGATGGCATCTGCCAAGAGATCCTCTGGCCCACCACCTCCCACAACCACCGCACCGGCTCGTACGGCTGCCGTTCTGACCGCCGCCGATGGGACGTAACTGACCTTTACCGGCTCGCCTGAGCTGGCCGCCATGGCCTGCTCCGCTCGCCTTTGCACCGTACGGGACTCGGCAAGTTCACTGACGGCTTCGTCCGGCACAAAGGCATAACCTCTCGCTCCTGCCGACTCTGCCGCCTGTTCCGGGTCCGCGACCGACACGTCCCCCGTCACGACGCTCGGCGTACTCCCCATCTCCCTCGCGGCCAGGTTCGCCTCCACGGCGCTGTTGACCTCGCTGGCCGTGATATCGCTGTCGGGTGTCCAGCTCAAGCCACGCTGGGCGTAGGCGGCCCGCACGTTGTCCTTCACGTCCCCACCAAGCTGCGGCCCCGCCGAGACATTTTCCATACTACTGGCGTTCATGGTCGCCATCTCGTTGGCACTCGCGTAATAGTCCGCGTCCGTGCCCATCGCCGTCATGTCGTTGGTGTAATCCGTGTTGGTCGAGCTGGTGTATTGATCATCATAGGTGTAGTTGCCGGTGGCGCCCTGCTGATAGGCGCCATCGGTGTTGGACGCCCCGTACACGTCCGAGGGCGCTTCGGTGGAGGGTTCGACCGGGTTGACGATGATGCTCTGCGTCGTGACCGTGCCCCCCTGCGGCCGCTGGACCGTCTCCGCCCCCAGCACATTCGGCAGGCTGCTCCCCGGTCCCTTCACGTCCAGCGGATTGAGGGTGTGCAGCGACGCAGGCAGAGCACTCTGCGGCGCCTGGAGCGGTTGCACCGCCAGAGTCCCGACCCCCAGCGGTTGCAGGCCACTCTTCACTCCTTGCGGTTGGGTGTTGCCCTCAGGCTTGATCTCCCCGGGATCGACCGGCAGTCCCGGCGCTGGAGCGGGTTTGACATCCAGCGGGTTGAGCTTGAGCTGGTCGGACAGGGCTTTGACCGGGGCACTCAGGGTCCCCACGCCGCCCGTGCTGCTGAAGGAGGCGATGCCGCCGTAGCCGAAGGTACTCGATTGAGTAAACGCCTACTTACTTAGGCGTTTAGTTGAAAATTGGGTTTAGACGATTATAATTAGTAGATGCGTTCATCAATCAAGATATCTCTGCGAGATCGGAGCCAAGACGTCGTATCCGCTTTGAGCCTTCATTTTAAGGGAATTAAAAATGTTGATGTGTCTCAAGGTGATGTCATGGACTTTAAGGCAGATGCTGTTGTTAGCCCCGCCAACAGTTTTGGGTTCATGGACGGTGGCATTGATCTTATCTATGTTTCTAAATTCGGCTGGGATCTTCAGACTAGGCTGAGAACACAGTTATGCGAGAAGCATGACGGTGAACTTCCAGTAGGGCAGGCATTGGTGATAGAAACTTATGATTCAGAAATCCCTTATCTGATTAGCGCGCCTACCATGAGAGTGCCCTCTGACGTGTCCTTGACTATCAATGCTTACCTTGCGTTTAGGGCTGTGTTGAGAGTTATTCAAAAACATAATACGCAGCATCCAGCTCCCATTAAATCTATTGTTTGTCCGGGCCTATGCACGGCTATTGGCAAAATGCCCGCTGACCGTAGCGCCAGGCAGATGGCTGCCGCTTATGCAGTATGTATATTAGGTCAAGAGAACATGCCCCTGACGCTTGGGCAAGCAGTTGAGGAGCATTACAGACTTCTTGGCTAATTTTAGGCTGCATATTACATATAGACTCACGTATGGGCAGAGAACAATTCATCTTTGAATTGTTCTCTGCCTGTTTTTAATCTAATACATTGTTGCTGAAATTGCGTGCCTCACCTTGCCAGTATTCTATCTTCTTGACTCTATCAAACTCTATGATTTGCTTTACATAGTCTATGTATAAACTTTCAAATATGTCGGAGCGCATTATAAAAAATGCTATCTTATCTCCTTTGAATGTGAGCGAGCTATCATCAAAGAGAGCGTTTCTGAATAAAAGATAATTATAGATAAAGTTAGTGAATAACATTTTATCATTCGATGTTAGTGGTTCCCGGAAAACAAACATTTGAGGTAGAGAATTTGTCCGATAATCTTCTTCTTGCAACCAGTCAACAGACTTCAGTATGCCTTCATGCAGTAGCTGTTTCACGAGATCTTCGTCAGAAGATTTGTCCACGACCGCTCTTATGGTCTTTCGATGTAAGCGTTTCGCCGATAAAGCGTATTTTTCTCTAGAGACTACTTTAACTGTCGCTCTATTTATGTGTACTTTAACCGCAGGTATATTATCGAGGGTATCCATAAAAAGATCAAGATATATGTCGTCCTTAGTAATATCGGCTTGTTTCTTCAAGTCTACTAAATCAATTGGAATTTCTACCACTCTGAACACGGTTACCTCACTGAATTAAGTAATAACTTCTGAGGCTCTCAAACTCCCTGATACTATTATAAGGGATAAGAGTCTCCGTTTGTCCTGGTACCGGCGACCTAGGAACAGGAGCCTCAAATACTACATTATTTCTCCTGGCAAATCTGAAGAATGAGTCGGCTCGTACTGTTGTTGATATAACTGCGGGGCCACCACCGTAGTTGGCGCTCATTGAAGAGTAGTAATCCGCAGTGGAAAGCTGAGTGGTGAAGTAGGCGCCAAGCCTATTCCCTTCTGGCGGTCGTCTGATCTGGTTAGCCATAAGTCTCTCAATATTTAGAGATTGATTTTCCACTGCGTCTAGAGCATCGTAGTAGTTCGTGCCCCGGTAAAATGTAATATTTTTACCTCCCCTGTACCTATTTTTTTGTACGTCGCTAGCATCTGCTGCCCGATCTGCGAAATACTCGATTATCAACTCCACTAGGAATAGACCGCCAGCTAGACCACCGCCTCCCTTTGGAATAGGCAATCCCGCTGGAGGGCTGGGAGCTGGGATAGCTGGAGCATTTTGAGTTAATGACGCGAACATAAACTGGCTCTGAGCTTGATTGCCTCCCGATGATGCTAAGTTGTTGAGATTAACCTTACCAGCTTCATCGTCTGTGAACAGATATGGATTTCCGTTGCTGCCGAGGATTGCCTTCCCGACGTCTTCCCGTGTCGTTTTGTTAGCTACTCGATATTCGTAAGATCGATCTTCCGAAGTCACATTTCCAACTACGGTTGTTGGTACTTCCCCTCGATTTACGGCCGCTGTATTTGCCGTCACCGCCGTATTAACCTCGCTGGCCGAGACATCAGTATCGGGCGTGTAGGTCAAGCCCCGCTGAGCATACGCCGCCTGGACGTTGGCATACACGTCGTTGCGTGTTTGACGAGCCGCAGAAACACCTTCGGTACTGCTCGCTTGCTGGACGGCAGTATCATTGGCACTCGCGTAGGAATCGGCGTCTGTCCCAGACGCAGTCATGTTGCTGGCGTAGTCGTTATTCGTCGTTGCCGTGTACTGATCATCGTAGGTGTAGTTCCCAGTGGTACTCGCCTGTCCGGCGGTGGCATTGCTCCAGGCCTCACTGAGGTCACTGGGCGTCTCGGTGTAGGTGTCGGCCGGGTTGACGATGATCGACTGCGGTTTGATCCCCCCGTCCGTCGGCCGCTTCACCGTGTCCGCCCCCGGCACGCTCGGCAGGCTGCTGCCCGTCCCCTTCACGTCCAGTGGATTGAGCGTGTTCAATGACGACGGCAGCACGCTCTTAGGGGCCTGCAACGGTTGCACGCTGAGCGCCTGCAACCCCTGGACCGCCATCCCACCCGGCGTAGTGCCTTCGGGTTTGATCTCCCCGGGATTGACCGGCAGGTCCTGGGAGGGCGTGGGTTTGATGTCCAGCGGATTGAGTTTGAGCTGGTCGGACAGGGCTTTGACCGGGGCACTCAGGGTCCCCACGCCGCCCGTGCTGCTGAAGGAGGCGATGCCGCCGTAGCCGAAGGTATCGGTGGCGCCGTCCGCGAAGCTGTAGCCCAGGTCCTTGAAGGTGGTGCTGAGGTAACTCGGGCCCGCGCTGTAGCTCAAATCCTTGAAGGCGGCGCTGGGGCTGTTCGTACTCGTCTGCCCAATCGTGTCGTCGCGCAGCTCCTGGGTGCGGGTGATCAGATTGGGCACGCCCAGCAGGCCCACGGTGTTGATGCTGTCCCTTCTGAGCTGATAGCCGCCGTTGCTGGCCAGTTCGTTCATTCCGGCGGTGGAGGTGACCACCTGGCGGCCGAAGGGGTCATAGCGGTAGTCGTCGAAGCGCCGGAGGCCGGACGCCCCGTTGCTCAGCCCGGCGACCCTTCCCTCGGCGCTGTAGCGGGTGGCGTAGCCGTCGAAGTCCCCGCCGGTGGTGAACATGCGGTGGCCCTGACCGTCGAGCTTGTAGCTGATGCTGGTGGTGCCGTCGGTCAGGCCGGTCAATCCGTTGTTGACGTCGTAGCTGGAGGTGGTGGTCACGCCGCCGCGCACCTGGGTGGTGGCGTTGCCGTAGCCGTCGTAGCCGTAGCTGACCGCGCCGCGCCCGCTGGTGACGTAGGGGACGCCGACCAGGGGGCTGCCCGCCTGCGAGAAGGTGGTGGTGTTCTCGCCGCCCTTGCTGTTGGAGGTCGAGTAGCGCCGCCCGCCCAGCGTCGGCTTCATGATCTCCTGGTAGGCGGTGGTGGCGTCACTCCGGCGCACCTCACGGGTGACCATGCCGTCGGCCCCGTAGGTGCTCATCACGTTGACGGCCCCGTACGTGCTGGTGGGGTCATACACGTTCGTCTCGCGGCCACGCGCGTCCAGCCCGTCCACCCGTTTGACCAGACTGCCGGTCGTGGTGGTCATATACCGGTGGCCGTCGAGGAAGTAGCCCAGCGCGCTCGTCTTGGTGACGCTGGGACCGAAGCCGCTGAACTCGCTGCCGCTGGTGGCCCCTTTGGCGGGGGCGGCGTCGGTGACGCTCATGGTGTCGGGCAGGTCACGCTCGTTGTAGGTGAGGCTCGCGTTGCCCTGGGTGCCCGCCAGCAGCACCCCGGCGCTGCCGCCCATGTTCCACAGCCGGTTGGCCGAGTCGGCACTCTGGACGCGCACCTGCACGTCGCGGGTGTGGGAGAGTTCGCGGTTCGTCGGCGAGTAGGTGTAGGTGAAGACGTTCTGCTTGCCGCTGCCGTCGGGTAGGGTGTCGTACCCCTCGCTGAGGTTGCCGTTCGCGTCGAACTTCCACACAGTGTTGTGGTTGGGATTGCCCAGATCGGCGCCGGTGGCCGAGCGCATGGTCTGGTAGATCGCGCCCGTGCCGGTGAAGACGCGCTTGGCCCGTTGGCCCAGCCCGTCGTAGGTGCTGGCCGAGGTGTAGGCCCAGTTGTTGGCGCTGCCGTTCCACATTCCGGCGGATTTCTCGCCGGTGATCAGGCCGCGCCCGTCGAGGTCGAAGGCGATCACGTTCCCGGCCGTGACGGTGGGGAACTGCGTCCCGGTGTTCACGGTGTTCAGCTTGCTGGTGAGGTCCCCGGCGTACCCGTACGTGGTTTCGGCGGTGCGCGCCCCGTCCAGGCGGTAGCTGAGGAACTTCCACTGCTCGGCCACCCCGGAGGTATGCGGGCGGTTGGCGGACTGGGTCTGGCCCAGGCTGTTGAAGGTGAAGTCGCTGACCAGGCCGTTCTCGGTCCGGGAGATGACGTTGCCCGCCGGGTCGTAGGTGAGGGCCAGGCTCAGCCCGTTCGCCAGGCCCGCCGCGTTGTCGGTGGTGGCCCCGGTGCCGCTGGTGCGGGCGTGCTCCCGGCGCTGGGTCATGCGGCCCGCCGAGTCGAAGGCGAAGGTGGTCTTGAACCCCTCGGGGTTGGTCCGGCTGAGCAGGTGGCCCCGCCCGTCGAAGGCCTGGCTGATCGTCATGCCGTCCGGGAGGGTCTGCAACGTGGGCCGCCCGGCGAAGTCGTAGGTGTAGGAGGACTTCGAGCCGCTGGTCGCCCCCGCGGCGGTGTTCATGTTCGCGCGGCGCTCCTCGGTCGGGTAGACGCGCGGGCCGTAGGTGTAGTGCCGGGTCTTGGTGAAGCCGCTGGGATTGGCCGGGTCGAAGGTCGCGGCGCTCGTCCCGCTGTTCATGTCCGGCTCGTACACGCCTTCGAGCA includes the following:
- a CDS encoding RHS repeat protein, with amino-acid sequence MADPAGYTTTATYDNDDNTTSVTPQVWQGNEPDYTNLNSGFTSVTSRAAYDPLGRAVKSVDGRGNASQAAYDLLGNTVSETDARGIVTRGYTYTPDGLLEGVYEPDMNSGTSAATFDPANPSGFTKTRHYTYGPRVYPTEERRANMNTAAGATSGSKSSYTYDFAGRPTLQTLPDGMTISQAFDGRGHLLSRTNPEGFKTTFAFDSAGRMTQRREHARTSGTGATTDNAAGLANGLSLALTYDPAGNVISRTENGLVSDFTFNSLGQTQSANRPHTSGVAEQWKFLSYRLDGARTAETTYGYAGDLTSKLNTVNTGTQFPTVTAGNVIAFDLDGRGLITGEKSAGMWNGSANNWAYTSASTYDGLGQRAKRVFTGTGAIYQTMRSATGADLGNPNHNTVWKFDANGNLSEGYDTLPDGSGKQNVFTYTYSPTNRELSHTRDVQVRVQSADSANRLWNMGGSAGVLLAGTQGNASLTYNERDLPDTMSVTDAAPAKGATSGSEFSGFGPSVTKTSALGYFLDGHRYMTTTTGSLVKRVDGLDARGRETNVYDPTSTYGAVNVMSTYGADGMVTREVRRSDATTAYQEIMKPTLGGRRYSTSNSKGGENTTTFSQAGSPLVGVPYVTSGRGAVSYGYDGYGNATTQVRGGVTTTSSYDVNNGLTGLTDGTTSISYKLDGQGHRMFTTGGDFDGYATRYSAEGRVAGLSNGASGLRRFDDYRYDPFGRQVVTSTAGMNELASNGGYQLRRDSINTVGLLGVPNLITRTQELRDDTIGQTSTNSPSAAFKDLSYSAGPSYLSTTFKDLGYSFADGATDTFGYGGIASFSSTGGVGTLSAPVKALSDQLKLNPLDIKPTPSQDLPVNPGEIKPEGTTPGGMAVQGLQALSVQPLQAPKSVLPSSLNTLNPLDVKGTGSSLPSVPGADTVKRPTDGGIKPQSIIVNPADTYTETPSDLSEAWSNATAGQASTTGNYTYDDQYTATTNNDYASNMTASGTDADSYASANDTAVQQASSTEGVSAARQTRNDVYANVQAAYAQRGLTYTPDTDVSASEVNTAVTANTAAVNRGEVPTTVVGNVTSEDRSYEYRVANKTTREDVGKAILGSNGNPYLFTDDEAGKVNLNNLASSGGNQAQSQFMFASLTQNAPAIPAPSPPAGLPIPKGGGGLAGGLFLVELIIEYFADRAADASDVQKNRYRGGKNITFYRGTNYYDALDAVENQSLNIERLMANQIRRPPEGNRLGAYFTTQLSTADYYSSMSANYGGGPAVISTTVRADSFFRFARRNNVVFEAPVPRSPVPGQTETLIPYNSIREFESLRSYYLIQ